A window of the Pseudomonas furukawaii genome harbors these coding sequences:
- a CDS encoding fumarylacetoacetate hydrolase family protein — translation MRLARVESGGEAFWALLDSDFCRLHRIRAPFEAWAPVVGLGLAADLGLDKAPLALSDCRLLPPLQPGARAFGVGLNYRSHLERLGSSPPAHPLAYLKPDSALVGAHDEIAYPPLTGQLDYEVELVAVVARPLCDEPRASACLLGYTVGNDISARDAGRRIGRLDLLTQKAMDRTTPVGPWIVTLDELGGSGQPELEVSLSVNGELRQQDNTRQMIFPIDELLNFLDARISLRPGDLVFTGSTHGVGLEDGRFLVPGDLVEARIEGLGTLHNRIGPQRVLNAARSVGRLGRPDGE, via the coding sequence ATGCGTCTGGCGAGGGTCGAGTCGGGTGGCGAGGCGTTCTGGGCGCTGCTCGATTCCGACTTCTGTCGTTTGCATCGTATTCGCGCACCGTTCGAGGCCTGGGCACCGGTTGTGGGGCTGGGACTGGCTGCCGACCTTGGTCTCGACAAGGCGCCCCTTGCGCTGTCGGACTGCCGTCTGCTGCCGCCCCTGCAGCCGGGGGCGCGGGCCTTCGGTGTGGGGCTGAACTATCGCAGCCACCTGGAGCGCCTGGGCAGTTCACCGCCAGCCCATCCGCTCGCTTACCTGAAGCCGGATTCTGCCTTGGTCGGTGCGCACGACGAGATCGCCTATCCGCCCCTTACCGGGCAGCTCGACTACGAAGTCGAGCTGGTCGCCGTGGTCGCCCGACCGCTATGTGACGAGCCCCGGGCCAGCGCCTGCTTGCTCGGCTACACGGTCGGCAACGACATCAGTGCGCGGGACGCGGGACGGCGCATCGGCCGCCTCGACCTGTTGACCCAGAAGGCCATGGACCGTACCACGCCGGTCGGGCCTTGGATCGTCACGCTCGACGAGCTTGGCGGCTCCGGGCAGCCGGAGCTGGAGGTGAGCTTGAGCGTCAACGGTGAGCTGCGTCAGCAGGACAACACTCGGCAGATGATCTTCCCGATCGACGAACTTCTCAATTTTCTCGATGCACGCATCAGTCTGCGTCCAGGGGATCTGGTGTTCACCGGCTCGACTCATGGCGTGGGGCTGGAGGACGGACGCTTCCTGGTACCGGGGGACCTAGTCGAGGCGCGCATCGAGGGGCTCGGCACGCTGCACAACCGGATCGGTCCCCAGCGCGTCCTGAATGCTGCGCGCAGCGTCGGGCGGCTGGGACGGCCCGACGGCGAATGA